A genomic segment from Thermotoga neapolitana DSM 4359 encodes:
- the pelG gene encoding exopolysaccharide Pel transporter PelG translates to MAGIYFKFPFFRDTFLGASLVFLVSFFENNSLWFIPLVLIILASKFGVPVSPSTLGILSYSFIVSTMLLGGFVLILTRLISDFLYLKDSQRIYENYSGSIFLVTLLSFVIGITIFRAYQYKTLAIWLFVSFSVLRLVLLFVGSIEKTHLFVLPVLSAFLFLIMFFRTFGKTFEEKYLIIIITSVMNFLTFIANGIITRYLRSSTHPRFDFFRYARKYPELPLLAFFYYLSYWIDNIFMWFKKGVEVAPNIIVSPDYDFPFFIAGISFVPAIILFSLSIETSFLKKYLSFFSAIKNNKTLEQIETHLREIQLSIKYILLKTTSMVIIITILNISISRFLNKWFSEFSITVFRIGTVGHAFNVIFLSMLSIYLYFSYYREALIGVSISFSVNSISTIICGTTVPGLGFLLAFLSGSAFLLRKMNTKDLIFKIYSSQPHGLEKAERISWKP, encoded by the coding sequence ATGGCTGGAATTTATTTCAAGTTTCCGTTCTTCCGAGATACATTTTTAGGTGCTTCACTGGTTTTCCTTGTTTCGTTTTTTGAGAATAATTCCTTGTGGTTTATTCCTTTGGTTCTCATAATTTTAGCATCGAAATTTGGTGTTCCTGTTTCACCTTCTACACTTGGGATTCTATCATATTCATTCATTGTTTCGACCATGCTTCTAGGTGGATTTGTGCTGATTTTGACAAGATTGATATCAGACTTTTTGTATTTAAAAGATTCTCAGAGAATTTATGAAAACTATTCAGGATCAATATTTCTTGTAACCCTACTATCTTTTGTAATTGGTATCACAATTTTCAGGGCGTATCAGTACAAAACACTTGCTATTTGGTTATTTGTTAGTTTCTCGGTTTTGCGACTTGTTTTATTGTTCGTTGGGAGCATTGAAAAAACACACTTGTTCGTTTTGCCTGTATTGTCTGCTTTCTTGTTTTTGATAATGTTCTTTAGAACATTTGGAAAAACTTTTGAAGAGAAATATTTGATTATAATAATTACATCTGTGATGAATTTTCTGACTTTTATAGCAAATGGGATTATCACCAGATATTTAAGAAGTTCTACTCATCCTAGGTTTGATTTTTTTCGTTACGCGCGAAAATATCCTGAATTACCCTTATTGGCATTCTTTTATTACCTTTCCTATTGGATTGATAACATATTCATGTGGTTCAAGAAAGGAGTAGAGGTGGCTCCAAATATCATCGTATCTCCTGACTACGATTTTCCATTTTTTATAGCAGGCATTTCTTTTGTACCGGCTATTATTTTATTCAGTCTGAGCATTGAAACTAGTTTTCTGAAAAAGTATCTATCGTTTTTCTCAGCTATAAAAAACAACAAAACTCTTGAACAAATAGAGACGCATTTGAGGGAGATACAATTATCCATAAAATATATTCTTCTCAAAACAACATCTATGGTTATTATAATAACTATCTTAAATATATCAATAAGCCGATTTTTGAACAAATGGTTTTCTGAATTTTCAATAACAGTTTTTAGAATAGGAACCGTTGGACATGCCTTCAATGTTATCTTTTTGTCTATGCTATCGATTTATTTGTATTTCAGTTACTATAGAGAAGCTCTTATAGGGGTCTCTATTTCCTTCTCTGTAAATTCGATTTCAACGATAATTTGTGGTACGACAGTACCGGGGTTAGGTTTTCTATTAGCGTTTCTTAGTGGGTCTGCATTTCTTTTAAGAAAAATGAACACAAAAGATTTGATATTCAAAATTTACTCCTCTCAACCTCATGGCTTGGAAAAAGCTGAAAGAATATCTTGGAAACCTTGA
- the bfrA gene encoding beta-fructosidase, whose product MFKPHYHFFPITGWMNDPNGLIHWKGKYHMFYQYNPKKPRWGNICWGHAVSDDLVHWRHLPVALYPKDETHGVFSGSAVEKDGKMVLVYTYFRDPEHNEGEKEVQCIATSEDGWNFVEYENNPVISKPPEEGIHAFRDPKVNRIGNKWRMVLGSGKDKRIGMVLLYTSEDLVHWDYEGVLFEDESTKEIECPDLVSIGGKDVLIYSVTSTNSVLFALGKLKEGKLSVEKKGLLDHGTDFYAAQTFYGTDRVIVIGWLQNWHRTDLYPTEKEGWNGVMSLPRELYVEDGELKVKPIEELKTLRTGKILEKESSGTYRINTNKNCYEVCCSFQGNLSLALQSELGEVIKLFVEKDTLVVDTTRSGISKGVTKEVKVQRRETDKVRLFIDACSVEMFFNDSVALSFRVHPEGIYNMLDIESYLLKVDIYALKNVWIS is encoded by the coding sequence ATGTTCAAACCCCACTACCACTTCTTCCCTATAACGGGCTGGATGAACGATCCGAATGGACTCATCCACTGGAAGGGAAAATACCATATGTTCTATCAGTACAACCCGAAGAAACCCAGATGGGGGAACATCTGCTGGGGGCATGCTGTGAGCGACGATCTTGTGCACTGGAGGCATCTTCCTGTTGCACTCTATCCGAAGGATGAAACACACGGAGTCTTCTCCGGCAGTGCGGTCGAAAAGGATGGAAAGATGGTACTCGTGTACACCTATTTTCGAGATCCAGAACACAACGAAGGCGAAAAAGAAGTCCAGTGCATAGCAACGAGTGAAGATGGGTGGAATTTTGTAGAGTACGAAAACAACCCTGTGATATCGAAGCCACCAGAAGAAGGTATACACGCCTTCCGGGACCCAAAAGTGAACAGGATTGGAAACAAATGGAGAATGGTTCTTGGATCTGGAAAAGACAAAAGAATCGGAATGGTTCTTCTCTACACATCCGAAGATCTTGTACACTGGGACTACGAGGGTGTGCTCTTTGAAGATGAAAGTACAAAGGAGATAGAGTGTCCCGATCTTGTCAGTATCGGTGGAAAAGACGTTCTCATCTACTCTGTAACGAGTACAAACAGTGTTCTGTTTGCTCTTGGAAAGTTGAAGGAAGGAAAACTAAGCGTTGAAAAGAAAGGCCTTCTGGACCACGGAACGGACTTCTATGCCGCCCAGACGTTCTATGGAACAGATAGGGTGATAGTTATCGGATGGCTTCAAAACTGGCACAGAACGGATCTGTATCCAACGGAGAAAGAAGGATGGAACGGTGTCATGAGCCTCCCCAGAGAACTGTACGTGGAAGACGGTGAGTTGAAAGTGAAGCCCATTGAGGAACTGAAAACGCTCAGAACGGGAAAGATCCTGGAAAAAGAATCTTCTGGAACGTACAGAATAAACACGAACAAAAACTGCTACGAGGTGTGTTGCAGTTTCCAGGGAAACCTTTCTCTGGCCCTTCAAAGTGAACTTGGTGAAGTGATCAAACTGTTCGTAGAGAAAGACACCCTCGTAGTGGACACGACACGTTCTGGCATCTCGAAAGGAGTAACAAAAGAAGTGAAAGTCCAGCGAAGAGAAACCGATAAAGTACGTCTCTTCATCGACGCGTGCTCTGTGGAGATGTTTTTCAACGATTCCGTCGCGCTTTCTTTCAGAGTACATCCTGAAGGGATCTACAACATGCTTGACATCGAATCTTATCTTCTCAAAGTGGATATTTATGCGTTGAAAAACGTATGGATTTCTTGA
- the suhB gene encoding bifunctional fructose-1,6-bisphosphatase/inositol-1-monophosphatase — MDRLDFSIKLLRRVGHFLMLHWGKVDSVEKKTGFKDIVTEIDKKAQEMIVEEIRKVFPDENIIAEEGISENGKKLWIIDPIDGTINFVHGLPNFSISIAYVENGEVKMGVVHAPALNETLYAEENGGAFLNGERIRVSGNTSLEECVGSTGSYVDFTGKFIEKMEKKTRRVRILGSAALNACYVGAGRVDFFVTWRINPWDIAAGLIVVKEAGGTVTDFAGKEANVFSKNFVFSNGLVHEEVLEVVNEVLKEIGEGK, encoded by the coding sequence TTGGACAGACTGGACTTTTCGATAAAACTCCTGAGAAGGGTTGGGCACTTTCTCATGCTTCACTGGGGAAAGGTGGACAGTGTGGAGAAAAAGACCGGTTTCAAAGACATCGTGACGGAAATAGACAAAAAGGCCCAGGAGATGATAGTGGAGGAGATCAGAAAGGTTTTTCCGGATGAGAACATAATAGCGGAGGAGGGAATCTCGGAGAACGGAAAAAAACTCTGGATAATAGATCCCATAGACGGGACGATAAACTTCGTTCATGGACTTCCCAACTTTTCCATCTCCATCGCTTACGTGGAGAATGGAGAGGTGAAGATGGGAGTTGTGCACGCTCCTGCACTCAACGAAACACTCTACGCCGAAGAAAACGGGGGTGCTTTTTTGAACGGTGAAAGGATCAGGGTGTCTGGAAACACAAGTCTTGAAGAGTGCGTGGGATCAACGGGAAGCTATGTGGATTTCACCGGAAAGTTTATCGAGAAGATGGAAAAGAAAACAAGGAGAGTGAGAATTCTGGGGAGTGCGGCGCTGAACGCCTGCTACGTGGGAGCAGGGAGGGTGGATTTCTTCGTCACTTGGAGGATCAATCCGTGGGACATCGCAGCAGGCCTGATAGTTGTGAAAGAGGCGGGAGGAACGGTGACAGATTTTGCCGGAAAAGAGGCAAACGTTTTCTCGAAGAATTTTGTCTTCTCCAACGGACTCGTTCACGAAGAAGTTCTCGAAGTGGTGAACGAGGTTCTGAAAGAGATAGGAGAGGGGAAGTGA
- a CDS encoding MJ1477/TM1410 family putative glycoside hydrolase, producing the protein MIIASCGMTFQDEWEIPFKNWLYQLQNADPSEIASSGFELAVIDYSRDGSEKGEYSQEEIKIMLDAGVVPVAYLNIGQAEDYRFYWKNDWYENPPEWLGEEDKMWPGNYFVKYWYPEWKDIIFSYIDRILSQGFKGVYLDRVDSFEYWSSTGQISKEEAARRMIDLIEDIAEYIRKENPDILIIPQNGENILEFDDGRILSFVSGWSVENLFYLKTTPLPDEETESRIHYLDMLRWHGKFVLSVDYVDDGSDSLENLERILDYYKKCEEKVYIPYAAKSDLQLDEVNIIEGIQPAE; encoded by the coding sequence TTGATCATAGCTTCGTGTGGCATGACCTTTCAAGATGAATGGGAGATACCTTTCAAAAACTGGCTCTATCAACTCCAGAATGCTGATCCCTCTGAAATTGCTTCCTCTGGTTTTGAACTCGCCGTCATAGATTATTCCAGAGACGGAAGTGAAAAGGGTGAATACTCCCAGGAGGAAATAAAAATCATGCTGGACGCAGGAGTTGTTCCTGTTGCGTACCTGAACATAGGACAAGCGGAAGATTATCGTTTTTACTGGAAAAATGATTGGTATGAAAATCCCCCTGAGTGGCTTGGAGAAGAAGATAAAATGTGGCCAGGAAATTACTTCGTGAAATACTGGTATCCGGAATGGAAGGATATAATCTTTTCTTACATCGATAGGATCCTTTCACAGGGATTCAAAGGTGTGTATCTGGATAGAGTCGATTCCTTCGAATACTGGTCGTCAACGGGACAGATCTCAAAAGAAGAGGCAGCCAGGCGGATGATAGATTTGATTGAAGATATAGCAGAATACATCAGAAAAGAAAATCCTGACATCCTGATAATCCCACAGAACGGCGAAAACATCCTTGAGTTCGACGATGGGCGAATACTCTCGTTCGTTTCTGGCTGGAGTGTTGAAAATCTCTTTTACTTAAAAACCACACCACTTCCAGATGAAGAAACTGAGAGTAGAATACATTACCTGGATATGTTGAGGTGGCACGGAAAATTTGTTCTCTCTGTTGACTACGTGGACGACGGTAGTGATTCTTTAGAAAATCTGGAGCGCATTCTGGATTATTACAAAAAATGTGAAGAAAAGGTTTACATTCCCTACGCAGCCAAATCTGATTTGCAACTCGATGAGGTAAATATAATAGAGGGAATACAACCTGCGGAATAG
- the pelF gene encoding GT4 family glycosyltransferase PelF → MRIGIIAEGTYPYITGGVSSWIQTLISNLPEFEFEIYHLRPDSKKREVRYKIPKNVVRVHEVNIFGDFDPDISEKADLSMLDTITDVIVKNRSLEELVSILENFIEKNAGKSFSKIFSSKEFWNLVVKTYRNFFSHRGFTEYYWVIRNLILPIVNSLNFVPEKCDIFHVPSTGYASLVGVVGKFLYNVPLIITEHGIYHREREREIIISKWLPEDYKTMWINLFRAISMIAYNTCDSLTTLFKKNQLFQLELGADPKKMVIIPNGVDVDKFDMPKEKHEGFIIGFVGRVTRIKDVKTAIRSIRVVKDVLRNKKIKFLIIGPTDEEQDYYEECKKLSKNLFLEDVVEFLGRQNVREYYPKLDLLLLSSVSEGQPLVILEAMAAGVPIVATDVGACKEMVYDEEGQCGIIVPPKNHIMMAKAILKLYEDAELRKVFSQNAKKIVRKKYRLDLMIKRYRDLYLHLVRGQTALKT, encoded by the coding sequence ATGAGGATAGGTATTATTGCTGAAGGTACTTACCCTTACATTACAGGAGGTGTTTCAAGTTGGATCCAAACACTTATCTCCAATCTTCCAGAATTTGAGTTTGAAATCTATCACTTACGACCAGATTCAAAAAAGAGAGAAGTCAGGTACAAAATACCAAAAAACGTGGTTCGTGTACACGAGGTAAACATTTTTGGGGATTTCGATCCCGATATCTCTGAAAAGGCCGATCTTTCAATGCTCGACACCATAACAGATGTAATTGTAAAAAACCGAAGCTTGGAAGAACTGGTTTCTATACTAGAGAATTTTATAGAAAAAAATGCCGGAAAGTCTTTTTCCAAAATATTCTCTAGTAAAGAATTCTGGAACCTTGTAGTTAAAACATACAGAAACTTTTTCAGTCATAGAGGATTCACTGAATACTATTGGGTCATCAGAAATTTGATTCTCCCCATCGTAAATTCTTTGAATTTTGTTCCTGAAAAGTGTGATATATTTCACGTTCCAAGTACAGGCTACGCCTCTCTTGTGGGGGTTGTGGGAAAGTTTCTTTACAATGTCCCACTAATAATAACAGAACACGGGATTTATCATAGAGAAAGAGAAAGGGAAATAATCATCTCTAAGTGGCTTCCCGAAGACTACAAAACCATGTGGATTAATTTGTTCAGAGCAATTAGTATGATAGCGTATAATACCTGTGACTCATTAACCACTCTTTTTAAAAAAAATCAACTCTTTCAGCTGGAACTTGGTGCTGATCCGAAAAAAATGGTGATAATACCTAACGGAGTTGATGTAGACAAATTTGATATGCCCAAAGAAAAACACGAAGGATTTATAATAGGTTTTGTCGGAAGAGTTACCCGAATAAAAGACGTAAAAACAGCTATAAGGTCCATAAGAGTAGTGAAAGATGTCTTAAGAAATAAAAAGATAAAATTTTTGATAATCGGCCCAACAGATGAGGAACAGGATTATTATGAAGAATGCAAAAAACTATCGAAGAACCTTTTTTTGGAAGATGTGGTCGAATTCCTAGGACGACAAAATGTAAGGGAATACTATCCTAAACTGGACCTTCTTCTCCTAAGTAGCGTATCAGAAGGACAACCTCTCGTAATACTGGAGGCTATGGCAGCAGGTGTTCCTATTGTAGCAACTGACGTAGGTGCATGTAAAGAAATGGTTTATGATGAGGAAGGACAATGTGGAATTATTGTACCTCCTAAAAATCACATTATGATGGCAAAAGCTATTTTAAAATTGTACGAAGACGCAGAGCTGAGAAAAGTGTTTTCTCAAAATGCGAAAAAAATCGTTCGCAAGAAATACAGGCTTGATCTTATGATAAAGAGGTATAGAGATCTTTATCTTCATCTGGTAAGGGGCCAAACAGCATTAAAAACCTGA
- a CDS encoding SufB/SufD family protein, with the protein MIVKDYRKEFEALAKAYEKAGGDVSKFLDRRIASIIISGDKVIGLNGVEGVELTPHRIENGVQVDMRIKEGVVVEYPVHVCTGYLEKKGLQRVIFNIKLERGAKAIFVAHCVFPWTEDFTHDALMNVELEEGAWMEYHDEHMHSETGSINLITRSIAEVGEGAVYRNTFTLVKTRIGTLRVFMDAELERDAVGELYTKVKAIEDDDVEVKEILRLNGKGARGLAKTNAVALDRSRVSVVNEVYGNAPHTRGHVECLEITKGDAVDVRALPVLVVKNDTSELTHEASIGRVNAKQLETLMAKGLTEEEATEMIIKGVLT; encoded by the coding sequence ATGATAGTCAAAGACTACAGAAAGGAATTCGAAGCGCTGGCAAAAGCCTACGAAAAGGCAGGAGGGGACGTTTCTAAATTTCTCGACAGAAGGATCGCATCGATAATAATAAGCGGTGATAAGGTCATAGGTCTGAACGGTGTCGAGGGAGTGGAACTCACACCACATCGGATAGAAAACGGCGTACAGGTTGACATGAGAATAAAAGAGGGTGTGGTGGTGGAGTATCCCGTTCACGTGTGCACAGGGTACCTCGAGAAAAAGGGCCTTCAGCGGGTGATCTTCAACATAAAACTGGAAAGAGGTGCGAAGGCGATCTTTGTGGCCCACTGCGTCTTTCCCTGGACGGAGGATTTCACTCACGATGCGCTGATGAACGTGGAACTGGAAGAAGGAGCCTGGATGGAGTACCACGACGAGCACATGCACAGCGAAACGGGATCCATAAACCTGATCACAAGATCGATAGCAGAAGTTGGAGAGGGTGCCGTTTACCGGAACACGTTCACTCTGGTGAAAACCAGGATAGGGACTTTGAGGGTGTTCATGGACGCCGAGCTGGAAAGGGATGCAGTAGGAGAGCTCTACACGAAAGTAAAGGCAATCGAAGACGACGATGTAGAGGTGAAGGAGATACTGAGATTGAACGGAAAAGGAGCAAGGGGTCTTGCCAAAACAAACGCGGTTGCACTGGACAGATCGAGGGTTTCTGTTGTGAACGAAGTCTATGGAAACGCTCCTCACACCAGAGGACACGTGGAATGTCTTGAGATCACGAAAGGAGATGCGGTGGATGTGAGAGCCCTTCCGGTCCTTGTGGTGAAAAACGACACCTCTGAACTCACCCATGAAGCCTCGATAGGAAGGGTGAACGCAAAACAGCTCGAGACACTCATGGCGAAGGGCCTCACAGAGGAAGAAGCAACGGAGATGATCATAAAAGGTGTTTTGACATAA
- a CDS encoding CDP-alcohol phosphatidyltransferase family protein: MLRKTTDGWISSLLNRRISTRITNFILKRNWNVTPNQMSFVSFLIGMIAFPFYLIKMPWLAAIFIQISSILDGVDGEIARARNMSSNWGAFFDTMLDRFVDIFAVLGVSIYGYLEGGLSFSLLLWSILSVSGSLMVSYLHSVGKVFGTHPALVGKLSGFASRDVRLFVIFVFSLFGMYLPALVFVSVLSYVYITVKFVELLVLNR; encoded by the coding sequence ATGCTGAGAAAGACCACAGATGGATGGATTTCCTCCCTCCTGAACAGAAGAATCTCCACAAGGATAACGAATTTCATCCTGAAAAGGAACTGGAACGTAACACCAAACCAAATGTCTTTCGTCAGTTTTCTAATTGGAATGATCGCTTTTCCGTTCTATCTGATCAAAATGCCGTGGCTTGCGGCGATCTTCATTCAGATCTCTTCCATTCTAGACGGGGTCGATGGAGAAATCGCCCGTGCCAGAAACATGAGTTCAAACTGGGGGGCCTTCTTCGATACCATGCTCGACAGGTTCGTCGATATTTTTGCTGTTCTCGGCGTTTCAATTTACGGGTATCTTGAAGGGGGTCTTTCCTTTTCTCTTCTTCTCTGGTCGATTCTTTCCGTCAGTGGATCTTTGATGGTGAGCTATCTTCACAGTGTTGGGAAGGTGTTCGGTACGCACCCTGCGCTGGTGGGGAAACTCTCTGGTTTTGCCTCAAGGGACGTCAGATTGTTTGTGATCTTCGTCTTTTCGCTGTTTGGAATGTATCTTCCTGCCCTTGTCTTTGTCTCTGTGTTGTCTTATGTTTACATTACAGTAAAGTTTGTGGAACTTCTGGTACTGAACAGGTGA
- a CDS encoding sugar phosphate nucleotidyltransferase: MKEAVVLASGVGKRLRTVTGEIPKVFYRFNGCELVKYPMISLMKNGVERFVMVVSEGYEDYGRKVLKDLGVEGVVIENSRVELGNAYSFFLTEPHVKSERFFLSCGDSIFPPEALKNAFDEDEFHIKLGVSKRKDLIDPQEASKVLVDENDRIIRIGKKIDEYNYFDTGVFVVTKKVYQLRDVFSWSKEISLYHVLQKAVDLGMIVKVFDFEDAPWTEIDSPEDLNEKVYELMERIKEGIPC, from the coding sequence GTGAAAGAAGCGGTCGTACTGGCATCGGGTGTGGGAAAAAGGCTGAGGACGGTCACTGGAGAAATTCCCAAAGTTTTCTATAGATTCAACGGCTGTGAACTGGTGAAATATCCGATGATCTCTCTGATGAAAAACGGTGTCGAGAGGTTCGTGATGGTTGTATCTGAAGGATACGAAGACTATGGTAGGAAAGTTCTGAAAGATCTCGGTGTGGAAGGTGTTGTGATAGAAAACAGCAGGGTTGAACTTGGGAACGCTTATTCTTTCTTTCTGACCGAGCCCCACGTGAAGAGCGAGAGGTTTTTTCTCTCCTGTGGTGACTCGATTTTTCCACCGGAGGCGCTGAAGAACGCCTTCGATGAGGATGAGTTTCACATAAAACTGGGTGTGAGCAAAAGAAAAGACCTGATAGATCCTCAGGAAGCAAGCAAAGTACTCGTTGATGAAAATGACCGCATCATCAGAATAGGGAAGAAAATCGATGAGTACAACTACTTCGATACAGGTGTTTTCGTTGTGACGAAAAAGGTCTATCAACTCAGGGATGTCTTTTCATGGTCGAAGGAGATTTCCCTGTACCATGTTCTGCAGAAGGCCGTCGATCTTGGAATGATTGTGAAGGTGTTTGATTTTGAGGATGCACCGTGGACGGAGATAGACTCACCGGAGGATCTGAACGAAAAGGTGTACGAACTGATGGAAAGGATAAAGGAGGGGATACCATGCTGA
- a CDS encoding ABC transporter ATP-binding protein: MLELVDIWYEVEGKTILREINARFEEKKVYSILGTNGAGKSTLAYLIMGLEGYRPTRGKILLDGEDITNLSVTERARRGITLMWQEPARFTGIKIRDYLTLGGKRKVSEDELERVLETVGLNPLLYLERNVDEKLSGGERKRVELASILLMKPRYTILDEPDSGIDIMSLEMIERVLSELVSAGGSVILVTHREEIALESDYAFLICHGTILKEGDPSTIVQFYKNSCDKCDHPNEPQEEMIG, translated from the coding sequence GTGCTGGAACTCGTCGATATCTGGTATGAAGTGGAAGGAAAGACCATTCTGAGGGAGATAAACGCCCGTTTTGAAGAGAAAAAGGTTTACTCCATTCTTGGAACCAACGGTGCAGGAAAGAGCACCCTCGCTTATCTCATCATGGGACTTGAGGGATACAGACCCACAAGAGGAAAGATCCTTCTCGACGGGGAGGATATAACAAACCTTTCCGTGACGGAAAGAGCCAGAAGGGGCATCACCCTCATGTGGCAGGAACCCGCTCGTTTCACGGGAATAAAAATCAGAGACTATCTGACGCTCGGTGGGAAGAGAAAGGTTTCAGAGGATGAACTCGAAAGAGTGCTTGAAACGGTGGGGTTGAACCCTCTTCTTTATCTGGAAAGAAACGTCGATGAGAAACTGAGCGGTGGCGAAAGAAAGAGAGTGGAACTTGCCAGCATCCTCCTCATGAAACCCAGGTACACCATCCTGGACGAGCCAGATTCAGGAATAGACATCATGAGCCTTGAGATGATAGAAAGGGTCCTTTCCGAACTTGTGAGTGCGGGTGGTTCTGTGATTCTCGTCACCCACAGAGAAGAGATTGCCCTGGAAAGCGATTATGCCTTCCTCATCTGCCATGGAACCATTCTGAAAGAAGGAGATCCGTCAACGATCGTTCAGTTCTACAAAAACAGCTGTGACAAGTGTGATCACCCGAACGAGCCGCAAGAGGAGATGATCGGATGA